The Deinococcus terrestris region GAGCTTTTCCTGATGCAACAGTGTGCGGGGCAGGGGAAAGGCCGAGACCGAGCGTCCAGCCTGTGCGGCAGCAGCTCGCAGAGCGAGCGCCGCCTGCTTGATATGGCCTAATTGAGCGTACAAAGCGTTGAGCGGGGCCGAGGACCGCTGGTGGCGAAGGTCATCCATCACCTGGGGCACGTCTCTCACGGGGACTTCGAATTGTGCTGCCACCTGGGGCGTGAGGGACATGACCTGTATGTCGGGAATGCCCAACGCGTGGAGTTGGTCCACTCGGTGAATGCCGTCTAACAGGAATGGCAGCGCCCCGCTCGGGCTCGGCATCTCCAGCACGATGGGTGGAACAGCCAGTTCGTAGGGAGTGAGAACTGGGGGTGAGGGCCGCCGCTTCCCAGCCAGAGCGACCATCTGCGTGGTCGGCATCCAATCGAAGACAGGATCTCCTCGCGTCGTGTATCCCCCACTCTGCACCTGGTAGCTCATCAGCCAGAGCATCGGCGTCACCACCCAGATGCGCTGCTGGTCAGCGATGACCTGAGAGAACAACTGGTTACGGGCTGCGGGCAGGGTGAACGTCACGCCTCAGTCTGCCGTTTGGAGCTTTGTCCTTTATCGACAAACTCTCGGGTAAGTCAGTGTCTGCCTACTGGACACCCAACCTTCCACCCGCACGTCGCCCCGGATTAGCGGCAGCCAGGCTCGGGACGGCCCGGACAGCAAATCGTGCCGTCGCTCTCGATAACAACGTTGGTCTTACCCTTCCCCTTTCTTGAAGTGTTCGTAGTCGAGTTTCAGCCTCGTCTCCTCAATTCGCTCCCGGAGTCGGGCCAGGACCGTATCGCGGTCCATGCCGAGGCGCAGCGCGATGGCACCGTAGGCCAACCATTTGATGGCCTGCGTCAACCAGTACAAACTCAAGCCGTCACGAGCGAGCAGCTTCTTCTTCCCTTCGTCGTTGTGAACCAGGGCGTGGCGGTTGTTCGCCAGCGCCGCAGCCAGGTCGAATGGCGTCAATGTGATCCTGTCAGCGAAGATCGGCCAGCACGCCTCGATGAGAGCCGTGGCCTTGCTTTGCAGCGAATGCTCGTTGGCCGTGTCGATTCGTGCGGCGAGGATGCTGCGCAAGGTCTCGGGCAAGTCCTCGGGAATCGCCGCTCGAAGCTCTCGGGCAACGTCCCTGAACATGCTCTTCTCGACGTAATACTGCTTCCCCCCCTCGCGGGCGAGCGATTCGACGATGCCCGCCAGGTCGGTGTATTGCGAGTCAAGCACGAGATCATGGGCGAACGCGACCACAACGAACGCGTTCACAGCGCGGCGCAGCTTGCGTTCAGCCCCCAGCCAGGTGCTGAAGACGACGGGAGCCCGCTCTCCTAGGTCCTCGTAGGGGAAGACGGGCGTGACGCGCTCGTCGACGCTGTCGTCAAGGCGCCCTTGGCTCGTCACCAGTTCGAAAGCCTCGTGCACTTCTGTCCCGTCCTCCAACACGGTCTGGATGTTGGAAGTCATGAGCCCGAGGCGTTTAATTTTGAGCCGTTGACCGACAAGCAAATCGAGAAGGATGTGGACCCGGCCGACGAGTTCGAGGAGCGCGTGGATGCTGGCTGGTTCGTCCGGGACGAGGGTAACTCGCCCATGTGCATCGAAGATGTGGCGTCCACCTGTGGGAGCGGAGGAGAAGTACGTTCGGAACTCCAGGGTCAGGTGCAGCTCTTCCACACGGACACTCGTGACGGGCACCTGATATTCGAGGACGAAGTAGTGGCGGGTCGGCTGGTCGTCCCTGAACTCGTACTCGAAGGGTGAGCCGGGGGGCCACCCAGAGAAGTTGTGCAGGTCTAGGGACAGGGCCGTGAAGCGCTCGGCTGATAGGTCGTCTACCCGACGTTCCCCAATTAACGCTAGCTGCGGCTCGTATTCGTAGTAGGCGGTGTCACGCTGGCGGCCGAGCCACTCGCCGCGAGAGTGACGAAAAGCGAGGTCGAAAAGTGAAACCGTCTTGCCCTCGGCAGTCTTCGCCGATAGCGTCGGAATATTGGGGTGGTCGGAGAACGGAAGGATGACCCGGAGCCGCCCTCGTTCCTTACCGACATCATGGGAACTGACTTCGAAAGCGTGCTCTCGAATGCCGATCATGTTGAGGCGCAACCCATCGTCTCGAATCTCGAAGTAACCGTAGCTGTCGAGGGTGTTGTCGGGCGCTTGCCACAGCCCGTGGTAGGTGGTGTGTGATGCCACGTCCCCAGGCTAGGGCGCGCCGCAACAAAAGTCAGGCTTCCCACCTGAGGACGTGGCCGTTGACCTGCTGATCGCTCGGACCTCTGGCAGGTGCGCGACTGACCAGCTCAAGGCGCACAGGCCAAGCAGTTCCTTTAGGGTTGGGATTGCCCGAGGTATTGAGCCTCGGCGCGCAGAAGAGCTTCCGCCCGCTCCAATTCCAGACGAGTCCTAGCAACAGCCTGCTCCGCGGCCATCCCCAAGATGATGAAGTTGTACTGGTCCATCATCCCTTCGGTAGCTTCGACAACGACGTTCTCGCCCAGGTGGCCGTTCTCACGGAAGCTAACTATGTCGGTGGTGACTACCAGATACTCGGCATCCAGAGGAAACAGCACCCGGGCACCATACGTCGCAAAGCCCACACCCATCCAGGGCGCCAGAGGTTCCCCAATGAGCATCACCGGGGCATCGCTGGTCAGGAAGGTGCGGCCTGCCGGAGCACGGACCACCTGCCAGGCATGCTGAGTCAGGATGTGCGCGATGGTCCCGATGTTGGCGTCATTCATGCCGAGGTCGAGATGTGCCCGAGCGTCCACATTCGCCTCAACCTTGAATTCATCAGGAAGGTCATTGTGTAGGCTACGGAATTGCCGCGTGAGCATCTCGGCGACGCCACCAAGGTTTTCCGCCAACACACGGCGAAACTCATGGGTACGAAGGTACTGCAAGGCCAGGTGAGCAGCAAGACGACGCTTGTGACTTGCCACAAGTGTTTGAGCTGCTTTGAAATGGTCTACAGATTCTCTTAACAGGTCTGCCAAATCGCCTTCAATATTCTGCGAAAAATGCTGTTCCAGTACTTGCTCCTGATCCCCAGGCCCGAAGTCATAAAACAGCTCGC contains the following coding sequences:
- a CDS encoding ApeA N-terminal domain 1-containing protein, with translation MASHTTYHGLWQAPDNTLDSYGYFEIRDDGLRLNMIGIREHAFEVSSHDVGKERGRLRVILPFSDHPNIPTLSAKTAEGKTVSLFDLAFRHSRGEWLGRQRDTAYYEYEPQLALIGERRVDDLSAERFTALSLDLHNFSGWPPGSPFEYEFRDDQPTRHYFVLEYQVPVTSVRVEELHLTLEFRTYFSSAPTGGRHIFDAHGRVTLVPDEPASIHALLELVGRVHILLDLLVGQRLKIKRLGLMTSNIQTVLEDGTEVHEAFELVTSQGRLDDSVDERVTPVFPYEDLGERAPVVFSTWLGAERKLRRAVNAFVVVAFAHDLVLDSQYTDLAGIVESLAREGGKQYYVEKSMFRDVARELRAAIPEDLPETLRSILAARIDTANEHSLQSKATALIEACWPIFADRITLTPFDLAAALANNRHALVHNDEGKKKLLARDGLSLYWLTQAIKWLAYGAIALRLGMDRDTVLARLRERIEETRLKLDYEHFKKGEG
- a CDS encoding DUF4238 domain-containing protein, producing MNRTIRQHFVPRAYLRRFSSSSSGTGIERTHALIKRNTKIVEIPIQNIASRELFYDFGPGDQEQVLEQHFSQNIEGDLADLLRESVDHFKAAQTLVASHKRRLAAHLALQYLRTHEFRRVLAENLGGVAEMLTRQFRSLHNDLPDEFKVEANVDARAHLDLGMNDANIGTIAHILTQHAWQVVRAPAGRTFLTSDAPVMLIGEPLAPWMGVGFATYGARVLFPLDAEYLVVTTDIVSFRENGHLGENVVVEATEGMMDQYNFIILGMAAEQAVARTRLELERAEALLRAEAQYLGQSQP